The genomic segment ATATCGACGACAACCTCATGATCGCCAACGATTACTGCCCGCCGGAAGGCATGGCCACGCTGGAAGAGCAGCTGGTGCAGTCTAACGCCTATTACCCGGTGATGCAGTCGGTCTGCGACACCATCACGGCCTACTGCGCGGATAAGCTGGGCGTGACGCCCGAGGATATGGGCCGCAATCACAACAACATCGAATAAATCGAATCAGAAGAGCGCCGCATTGCGGCGCTTCTTTTTTGCCGCAGGGCAGGCCGCGCGCATGGAAAGGCGGCGGTTTTTGCTTCTCCCGCCCCCCAAAACCGCGGTTTCGCATAAAAAGCTTGTGGTGCCGCCCGGCGCAGTATATAATAGGCTCAGGATTTGAAATACTCTTAAAGGAGAGAAAGAAATGGATTTTTTGGAAGAGAGAAAAAAGCTGGCCGCGCATCAGGCAGAGATGCTCACAAACGTGGATCAGGCAGAGATTGACGCGCTGGCCGATGCCATGGTGGCAGCAAAGCGCATTTTCGTCTCGGGCTGGGGCCGCGCCGGCAACAACATCAAAGTGCTGGCGATGGACTGCTCGCAGATTGGCCTTAGAGCCTATATCGTGGGCGACAACACCTGCCCTTCCATGCAGGAAGGCGATATTTTCATCATCGGTTCGGGCTCGGGCGAGACCAAATCCATGGTGCTCTTCGCGAATCAGGCCAAGAGCCACGGCGTGAAAATCGGCCTGCTGGTGGGCAAGCGCGGCTCGACGCTGGAGAGCCTTGCGGATTACACCGTGCATATCGAGGATACCGTCATGATCGGCTCGGGCTACAAGCCGGATGCAGAACTGACCGAGCTTTCCGCTCTGGTGCAGACCAGCGCGTTCTACCCCGTCATGCAGACGGTGGGCGATGTCATCCGGGCGTGCTGCGCCGTGCGCATCGGGGCGGATCGGCAGACGATTGCGAAAAACCACAGCAACGTGGAGTAGGCAGATACCAAAAAAGCGCCAGAATTCCGGCGCTTTTTTTGATGGGATGAAAGCCGCCGCCCCGGCGCCGCATATACCGGCACTTTGCCGCCGCAGGGCGATGGGCCGCCGGCTTCGTTCTGATAAACGGCAAAATAAGCGGCCATGCCGGGATGCAAACATTTCGCTCCGGCCATGGCCGCCAAAGTTTTAGATGCTAAAACCGAAACAGATTCAGCCCAATCTGCTCGTCAAACGCGCGTTCCACCTGCCCGTCGATGACCTCAATCACCATCTCGCAGGTCGCGCTGACAACCGCCCTGTTGAGATGCCCGCCAAACACCTGCCCCTTCTCATTGCCGGCGCTCATATGCAGATGCGCGTAGAACTGGCCGTCCATCGTGCTGATGGTGCCCGTCAGGGAGACGATCTCATGGTCTCCGCGAAATTCGTTGGCGTAATATTTCTTTTCCCCGGTTTTGAACACGCCGACGGTGAAATCGTCCGTGGCTCCAAGGGCGCGGATGCTGGCCAGCCGAACCTGCTCTTTTTCCGCAATTTTTTGGATTTGCTCCAGAATTTCCTCTCCCTTATCCATTCTGGCGACGATGGTATTTGCAAACCTGCGATACTCCATATTCTCTCCCCCTTTTGAGCCTTTTCCGGCTCAGAATCAAAACCCGCAGAATCCTGCGGGCATTTTGCTATTTCCCTTTCTCCGCCTGGTAGAAGGCTTTCAGCTCCCGCTTTGCTTCGGGCGGCAGATCGTGCCAGCGCACGCCCCGCACAGCGCCTTCCAGCGCCTGCAAAGCCGAAAGGCAGATGCCCGGGTCTGCCAGCGCACGGATTTGCCTCCAGGCCTGCTTGGCGCCCATGGCCCCCAGCTGCTCCGGCGTCTCAATCCCAGCCTCTTTTAGCTTTTGCACCATCACTGCCCCGAGGTTTGGCAGCTCCTCCAGCCTGCTCACAGCGAGAAAACTCCTCCGTAAATCGGCGCATTGCCCGTCCACTTGGCCCAGGCGCTGTTGCCGTAGTTAAAGTGCCACCATTCCACGCTGTCCGGGATAAAGCCGGCGTCTATCATGGCAAAATAGAGCAGACGGCGGTTCTGTCGGATGCGCTCATCCCTGCCGGGGGCCTCGTAGTATTCCGGAAAAGCGGCATCGCCAAAATAATCGAAGCCCGTCCCCATATCCAGCTCGGCTCCCTGCTCATCCACAATGGTCAGATCCACCGCGCCGCCTGTGGCGTGCAGAGGCGGGAACAGCGCATCGCTTCCCGGCGGGAACACGAATTTTCTCGTCTCCTCAAAAATCTGCTCTTTGGAAAGCGCCGGCTGTTTTTGGGCAATCTCCGCGGCATAGGCGTCGAAAATCGCCTGCTGCACGGCCACCGGACGCCAGATATCCCAGAGCTTGAAGCGGCAGCCCTCGGGCAGAGCCTTCGCCGCCTTTTTCAGGCGCTCCAGCGCGCCCTCCCGGATATAGATTTCCTCCAGCGCGCCGCTCAGCCCCTGGGCGAAATAGGCAGATGCGCAGACAAACTGCTCCGGGCACTCTTTTTGAATGCAGACCAGCGCTTCGCCGTTTTCCACTGCCGCCGCGGCGGATTCCCGGACGCCGGGAAAAGGCGGAATCATTCTATGCTCCAATGCGCGCGCATCCCCCTTCTGTCTCTATCTGCACACTGCGAAAATCCTGATGATATTCATCGGCGGCCTGCACAATGCCCTCTTCATCTTCCTTGGTCGTCTCGTCCGCCATGGCGACGACATAGAAGCCCGCGGCTTTTGCGGTTTTGATGGCGTAATACGCGTCTTCAAAGACGACGGTATCCTCCTGCCGCTCGCCCATAAACTCCATGGCTTTGAGGTAGATATCTGGGAACTCCTTGCCCCGTCCCACTTCCGTGCAGGTATAGATCTGGGAGAAATAATCATAAAGCCCGTTTCTCTTGAGGGCCGCCTCGATGAGATAGCGGTCCGTGGCCGTGGCGGCGCAGATTTTCACCCCGTTTTCCCGGAGCAGCTCCAAAAACTCCCGCACATAGGGCTTGGCCTCAATCGTATGGAAATAGCGCTCTTCCAGCACTTTGTTGATGCCATCGGCCACCTCGTCCGTGCTGCCGGGAACGCCGTACTCCATCCGGAACACATCCGCCGATTCCTGAAGGCTTAAAGGCTTTAGCTTATCTTTGAGATCCGGCTTTGGCTTTTTGCCGTAGCCTTCCAGAAAAATCTCGAACATATGCCGCCAGTAGTACATGGAATCCAGAAGCGTCCCATCCAAATCAAAAATTGCTGCCTTTATTCTCACGCGTTCTCTCCTTCTCTAAAAGTCAAAACTTCCAGCAAAATGATACCATGCCGCTTCCGGCGTTGTCAAAGAAAAGAAACGCTTGACATTGCTTTTTTTGCAGGGTATCATAAGGTTAGTAAAAAAGAGGTAGCTCAAAATGAAACACTTCGCAAAGGCAGCTGCATATTATTACTTTTACTTTATCTACTTTATGGATAAAGTCTTTTCGCGTGCCACTGCCAGGGCCTCAAGTTTCTAAGTGCTGCCGAATCATCGGAAAGCAAATGCAGTGTGCGAAAAGCCGCTGCATTTTTTATTTTTCCAAGGAGTTTATCATTTTTTATTTCAAGGAGCAGGAAAGCCATGATTATCATCCTCAAAAGCAACCCAGATGAGCAGCAAAAGCAAAACCTCATCACCTGGCTGCACAGCCTCGGCCTGGATACGCATATGAGCCAGGGCGAATACCAGACCATCCTCGGCCTTGTGGGCGATACTTCCAAAGTCGATCTGGACCTTATCAAGAGCCTGGAGATCGTCCAGGACGTCAAGCGCATCCGGGAGCCGTATAAGAACGTCAACCGGGATTTCCACCCGGATGATACCGTCCTCGAAATCGGCGGCGCGAAAATCGGCGGAGGCAATTTCCAGTTCATCGCCGGGCCCTGCTCGGTGGAGAGTGAAGAGCAGATCATCGAAGTGGCAAAAGCGGTGAAAAAATCCGGCGCACGGCTGCTGCGGGGCGGCGCCTTCAAGCCGCGCACTTCCCCCTATGCCTTCCAGGGCATGGGCGCAGAGGGCATCCGCCTGCTTCTCGAGGCCAAGAAGGCCACGGGCATGCCCATCGTTACCGAAATTATGAATATCTCCCAGCTTCCGCTGTTCGCGGATATCGACGTCGTCCAGGTGGGCGCGCGCAACATGCAGAATTTCGATTTGCTCAAAGAGCTGGGGCACAGCGACAAGGTCATTCTCTTAAAGCGCGGCCTGGCCAACACCCTGGAGGAGCTGCTCATGAGCGCCGAGTATATCATGGCCGGGGGCAACGAGCGCATCATCCTCTGCGAGCGGGGCATCCGCACGTTTGAGACATACACGCGCAATACGCTGGATATTTCGGCGGTTCCGCTCATCAAGATGAAATCGCATTTGCCTGTGGTGGTGGATCCTTCCCACGCCTCCGGGCATTCCTACCTGGTGGAGCCGCTGGCGCTGGCAGCAGCCGCCGCCGGCGCAGACGGGCTGATGATCGAGGTGCATAACGACCCTGCCCGGGCGCTCTGCGACGGCCCGCAGTCTCTCTCGCCCCAGATGTTCGATGAAGTGGCGGGCAAAGTCAAAAAAATCCTGCCCGTGGTGGGCAAAGAGCTTGGGAGGTAGCGGCGTGAAAATCGGCATCATCGGCCTGGGGCTGATTGGCGGCTCCATGGCAAAGGCAATTACCGAGCACACGGATCACACGGTGCTGGGCGCGGATCTCGATTCCAGCGTCGTCCTCAAAGCAAAGATGACGAAGGTCATCTCCGAAGAGCTGCGGGAGGAAGATCTTCCCTCCTGCGATATGCTCATTTTGGCGCTCTATCCCCAGGCGACGGTGGAATATATCCGCTCGCACGCGGAAAAAATCAAAAAAGGCGCGCTGGTCATCGACTGCTGCGGCGTCAAGGAAGTGGTCTGCGAGCCGCTTAAAAGCGTCGCCGCAGAGCATGGGTTCACCTTCATCGGCGGGCACCCCATGGCGGGCACCGAGCATTCGGGCTTTGAATATTCCCTGGCCTCGCTGTTTTCCGGCGCTTCCATGATCCTGACGCCCTACCCGGATCACGATCTTTCCTGCGTCGAGTTCGCCAAGGAGTTTTTCCTGCAAATCGGCTTTGGCAGCGTCATCATCACGACGCCGCTCATCCACGATAAGCGCATCGCATTCACTTCCCAGCTGGCGCACGTCGTCTCCAACGCGTATGTCAAAAGCCCGACGGCCGTCAATTTTAAGGGCTTTTCCGCCGGCAGTTTCCGGGATCTCACCCGGGTCGCCTATCTGAACGAGACCATGTGGACCGAGCTGTTTTTGGAAAACAGGGAAAACCTGGCCGAAGAGATAGACTGCATCGCAGAGCGGCTGAAAGAATACAGCGCGGCGCTCAAGGCGCAGGACGCCGATACGCTTCGCCGGCTTTTAAAGGAAGGAAGAGAGCTCAAGGAGAAGGTGGATCGCTTATGAGAAACGTGCATGTTCCCATTCGGGAAGGCTATGAGATTTTGATTGGCCCCGGCCTGATCCGGGAGGCGGGCGCGCGCATCGCCGGGAAATTCTCGCCCAGCGGCATTGCCGTCATCACAGACAGCACGGTGGACGCGCTCTATGCGGATGCCCTACTCTCCTCCTTAAAAGAAGCGGGCTTTGCCCCCTGCAAATACGTCTTTCCAGCAGGCGAGGCCAGCAAGAATCTATCGAC from the Christensenellaceae bacterium 44-20 genome contains:
- a CDS encoding SIS domain-containing protein yields the protein MDFLEERKKLAAHQAEMLTNVDQAEIDALADAMVAAKRIFVSGWGRAGNNIKVLAMDCSQIGLRAYIVGDNTCPSMQEGDIFIIGSGSGETKSMVLFANQAKSHGVKIGLLVGKRGSTLESLADYTVHIEDTVMIGSGYKPDAELTELSALVQTSAFYPVMQTVGDVIRACCAVRIGADRQTIAKNHSNVE
- a CDS encoding PPC domain-containing DNA-binding protein codes for the protein MEYRRFANTIVARMDKGEEILEQIQKIAEKEQVRLASIRALGATDDFTVGVFKTGEKKYYANEFRGDHEIVSLTGTISTMDGQFYAHLHMSAGNEKGQVFGGHLNRAVVSATCEMVIEVIDGQVERAFDEQIGLNLFRF
- a CDS encoding TfoX/Sxy family protein encodes the protein MSRLEELPNLGAVMVQKLKEAGIETPEQLGAMGAKQAWRQIRALADPGICLSALQALEGAVRGVRWHDLPPEAKRELKAFYQAEKGK
- a CDS encoding M15 family metallopeptidase — translated: MIPPFPGVRESAAAAVENGEALVCIQKECPEQFVCASAYFAQGLSGALEEIYIREGALERLKKAAKALPEGCRFKLWDIWRPVAVQQAIFDAYAAEIAQKQPALSKEQIFEETRKFVFPPGSDALFPPLHATGGAVDLTIVDEQGAELDMGTGFDYFGDAAFPEYYEAPGRDERIRQNRRLLYFAMIDAGFIPDSVEWWHFNYGNSAWAKWTGNAPIYGGVFSL
- a CDS encoding HAD family phosphatase codes for the protein MRIKAAIFDLDGTLLDSMYYWRHMFEIFLEGYGKKPKPDLKDKLKPLSLQESADVFRMEYGVPGSTDEVADGINKVLEERYFHTIEAKPYVREFLELLRENGVKICAATATDRYLIEAALKRNGLYDYFSQIYTCTEVGRGKEFPDIYLKAMEFMGERQEDTVVFEDAYYAIKTAKAAGFYVVAMADETTKEDEEGIVQAADEYHQDFRSVQIETEGGCARIGA
- the aroF gene encoding 3-deoxy-7-phosphoheptulonate synthase, with protein sequence MIIILKSNPDEQQKQNLITWLHSLGLDTHMSQGEYQTILGLVGDTSKVDLDLIKSLEIVQDVKRIREPYKNVNRDFHPDDTVLEIGGAKIGGGNFQFIAGPCSVESEEQIIEVAKAVKKSGARLLRGGAFKPRTSPYAFQGMGAEGIRLLLEAKKATGMPIVTEIMNISQLPLFADIDVVQVGARNMQNFDLLKELGHSDKVILLKRGLANTLEELLMSAEYIMAGGNERIILCERGIRTFETYTRNTLDISAVPLIKMKSHLPVVVDPSHASGHSYLVEPLALAAAAAGADGLMIEVHNDPARALCDGPQSLSPQMFDEVAGKVKKILPVVGKELGR
- a CDS encoding prephenate dehydrogenase is translated as MKIGIIGLGLIGGSMAKAITEHTDHTVLGADLDSSVVLKAKMTKVISEELREEDLPSCDMLILALYPQATVEYIRSHAEKIKKGALVIDCCGVKEVVCEPLKSVAAEHGFTFIGGHPMAGTEHSGFEYSLASLFSGASMILTPYPDHDLSCVEFAKEFFLQIGFGSVIITTPLIHDKRIAFTSQLAHVVSNAYVKSPTAVNFKGFSAGSFRDLTRVAYLNETMWTELFLENRENLAEEIDCIAERLKEYSAALKAQDADTLRRLLKEGRELKEKVDRL